A stretch of the Comamonas testosteroni TK102 genome encodes the following:
- the glcE gene encoding glycolate oxidase subunit GlcE: MQAMDSATSQINQLSERIRAAASDKTPLRICGGGSKDFYGLRLQGEPLSTRALSGIVSYEPSELVVTVRAGTPLAELEAGLAAQGQCLAFEPPHLGAASTVGGMVAAGLSGPSRASVGAVRDFVLGLEMINGQGELLRYGGQVMKNVAGYDVSRLMTGSWGTLGLITEVSLKVLPVAPAEATLRFDACSQAQALDWLNHWGGQPLPLNASNWLEEDGKGTLYLRLRGARAAVQAATLRLGGERLDNDAVAADWSASRDLSLPWFQQRAADHCLWRLSVPATAAPLQLPGDAIGPLIDWHGAQRWVQAPRSAAAALQQLAQAAGGSASLFRAEEGSQTSANSDLDTHAQASPAGRTSAQLHARLKQAFDPAGILNVNRLSAHW, from the coding sequence ATGCAGGCCATGGATTCAGCCACCAGCCAAATCAATCAGCTCAGCGAGCGCATTCGCGCCGCTGCCAGTGACAAGACCCCGCTGCGCATCTGCGGCGGCGGCAGCAAGGACTTCTACGGCCTGCGCCTGCAGGGCGAGCCGCTGTCCACGCGCGCGCTCAGTGGCATCGTCAGCTACGAGCCCAGCGAGCTGGTGGTCACCGTGCGCGCCGGCACGCCGCTGGCCGAGCTGGAAGCGGGCTTGGCCGCCCAGGGTCAGTGCCTGGCTTTCGAGCCGCCGCACCTCGGCGCCGCCAGCACCGTGGGCGGCATGGTCGCAGCAGGCCTGTCCGGCCCGTCGCGTGCCAGCGTGGGTGCAGTACGTGACTTTGTGCTGGGCCTGGAGATGATCAACGGCCAGGGCGAGCTGCTGCGCTACGGCGGCCAGGTCATGAAGAATGTGGCCGGCTATGACGTCTCGCGCCTGATGACGGGCAGCTGGGGCACGCTGGGTCTGATCACCGAGGTCAGCCTCAAGGTCCTGCCCGTGGCTCCGGCCGAGGCCACGCTACGCTTTGACGCCTGCAGCCAGGCGCAGGCTCTGGACTGGCTCAATCACTGGGGCGGCCAGCCTCTGCCGCTCAATGCCAGCAACTGGCTGGAAGAAGACGGCAAGGGCACGCTGTATCTGCGACTGCGCGGCGCCCGCGCCGCCGTTCAGGCCGCCACGCTGCGCCTGGGTGGCGAGCGGCTGGACAACGATGCCGTTGCCGCCGACTGGAGCGCCAGCCGCGATCTGAGCCTGCCCTGGTTCCAGCAGCGCGCTGCCGATCATTGTCTGTGGCGTCTGTCCGTTCCCGCGACCGCAGCACCGCTGCAATTGCCCGGCGATGCCATCGGCCCCTTGATCGACTGGCATGGCGCACAGCGCTGGGTGCAGGCCCCGCGTTCGGCCGCAGCAGCCTTGCAGCAGCTGGCGCAGGCAGCCGGTGGTTCCGCCTCGCTTTTCAGGGCCGAGGAAGGCAGCCAGACAAGCGCCAATAGCGATCTCGACACGCATGCACAGGCCAGCCCGGCAGGCCGCACATCGGCACAGCTGCATGCCCGCCTCAAGCAGGCCTTCGACCCCGCCGGCATTCTCAATGTGAACCGTCTCTCGGCGCATTGGTAA
- the amt gene encoding ammonium transporter, whose product MTKKLLSAGLGLGLLAASAAGFAQEAATAAAAAAPVAEAAAEAVPTLSAGDTAWMLTSTMLVILMVIPGLALFYGGLVRSKNMLSVLAQVFVIFSLITVLWAIYGYSLAFGGEGKFFAGFDKLFLMGITPDTLSSMLKTIPEYVFVAFQSTFAAITVALIVGAFAERIKFAAVIVFSVLWFTFSYIPMAHMVWGGGLLGADGALDFAGGTVVHINAAVAGLVGAYMLGKRIGFGKEALPPHSLTLTMVGASLLWVGWFGFNAGSAGAANGIAGLAFINTILATGAAAISWIVAEALLRGKASMLGAASGAAAGLVTITPAAGFVGPMGSIVMGIIAGPLCFWGVSGLKHMLKVDDVCDVFGVHGVGGILGAILTGVFCAKGLGGIEPEGYNMAHQLWVQVESVLVTIVWSGVVSYVAYKIADLTVGLRVSEESERQGLDITSHGEVAYTR is encoded by the coding sequence ATGACCAAGAAATTACTGAGCGCAGGCCTGGGACTGGGCCTGCTGGCTGCAAGCGCTGCTGGCTTTGCCCAGGAAGCCGCCACCGCTGCCGCCGCCGCAGCACCTGTGGCCGAAGCCGCAGCCGAGGCTGTTCCCACCCTGAGCGCCGGCGATACCGCCTGGATGCTGACCTCGACCATGCTGGTGATCCTGATGGTCATCCCCGGCCTGGCGCTGTTCTACGGCGGTCTGGTACGCAGCAAGAACATGTTGTCCGTGCTGGCACAGGTCTTCGTGATCTTTTCGCTGATCACCGTGCTGTGGGCCATCTATGGCTACTCGCTGGCCTTTGGCGGCGAGGGCAAGTTCTTCGCGGGCTTCGACAAGCTGTTCCTCATGGGCATCACGCCTGACACGCTGTCGTCCATGCTCAAGACCATCCCCGAATACGTGTTCGTGGCCTTCCAGTCCACCTTCGCGGCCATCACCGTGGCGCTGATCGTGGGGGCGTTTGCCGAGCGCATCAAGTTCGCGGCCGTGATCGTGTTCTCCGTGCTGTGGTTCACCTTCAGCTACATCCCCATGGCCCACATGGTGTGGGGCGGCGGTCTGCTGGGTGCCGATGGCGCGCTGGACTTCGCGGGCGGCACCGTGGTGCACATCAACGCAGCCGTGGCTGGCCTGGTGGGTGCCTACATGCTGGGCAAGCGCATCGGCTTCGGCAAGGAAGCCCTGCCTCCGCACAGCCTGACGCTGACCATGGTGGGCGCTTCCCTGCTGTGGGTGGGCTGGTTCGGCTTCAACGCCGGCTCTGCCGGTGCCGCCAACGGCATTGCCGGCCTGGCCTTCATCAACACCATCCTGGCGACCGGCGCTGCCGCCATCTCCTGGATCGTGGCCGAAGCGCTGCTGCGCGGCAAGGCCTCCATGCTGGGCGCCGCCTCGGGTGCCGCGGCCGGTCTGGTGACCATCACGCCCGCCGCCGGTTTCGTCGGCCCCATGGGCTCCATCGTCATGGGCATCATCGCCGGCCCTCTGTGCTTCTGGGGCGTCTCCGGCCTGAAGCACATGCTCAAGGTCGACGACGTCTGCGACGTGTTCGGTGTCCACGGTGTCGGCGGTATCCTGGGTGCCATCCTGACCGGCGTGTTCTGCGCCAAGGGCCTGGGCGGTATCGAGCCCGAGGGCTACAACATGGCCCATCAGCTGTGGGTGCAGGTCGAGAGCGTGCTGGTGACCATCGTCTGGTCCGGCGTGGTCTCCTACGTGGCCTACAAGATTGCCGATCTGACCGTGGGTCTGCGTGTCTCGGAAGAGTCCGAACGCCAAGGCCTGGACATCACTTCCCATGGTGAGGTGGCCTACACCCGCTAA
- the glnK gene encoding P-II family nitrogen regulator, with protein MKMVIAIIKPFKLDEVREALSQIGVQGITVTEVKGFGRQKGHTELYRGAEYVVDFLPKLKIEAAIADDLVDAAIDAIEGAARTGKIGDGKIFVQALEQSIRIRTGETGDAAL; from the coding sequence ATGAAAATGGTGATCGCCATCATCAAACCCTTCAAGCTCGACGAAGTGCGTGAAGCTCTTTCCCAAATCGGTGTCCAAGGCATCACCGTGACCGAAGTCAAGGGCTTTGGCCGTCAGAAAGGTCACACCGAGCTGTACCGCGGTGCCGAGTACGTGGTGGACTTTCTGCCCAAGCTGAAGATCGAGGCCGCGATTGCCGACGATCTGGTGGACGCCGCCATCGACGCCATCGAGGGCGCGGCCCGCACCGGCAAGATCGGCGACGGCAAGATCTTTGTGCAGGCGCTGGAGCAGTCGATCCGTATCCGTACAGGAGAAACCGGCGACGCGGCCCTGTAA
- a CDS encoding TorF family putative porin, which yields MPSPAASRFKTFAKTAALACAVVAPMWAHAQLSANVALTTNYKFRGQDQDASRTKAIKPALQGGFDYTFGDSGFYVGNWNSSVDWLPGNSLETDFYGGYKFKAADVDWDVGMLTYVYSGNANGNTTEIYGSGTYGPFTAKYSHTVSKDYFGWAGAKAGSGLKGRNTGYLQFSYSQEVMPKVTLKASVGYTHFSSDIKDLGVPNYVDYSVGGAYDLGDGFSAAAAVTGANKKAYFGDVNKARLILTLSKTF from the coding sequence ATGCCTAGTCCCGCTGCAAGCCGTTTCAAGACTTTCGCCAAGACCGCCGCCCTGGCCTGCGCCGTTGTCGCCCCCATGTGGGCCCATGCCCAGCTCTCCGCCAACGTTGCCCTGACCACCAACTACAAGTTCCGCGGTCAGGACCAGGACGCCAGCCGCACCAAGGCCATCAAGCCTGCGCTGCAAGGTGGTTTCGACTACACGTTCGGCGACAGCGGCTTCTACGTCGGCAACTGGAACTCCTCCGTGGACTGGCTGCCCGGCAACTCGCTGGAAACCGACTTCTACGGCGGCTACAAGTTCAAGGCCGCCGATGTGGACTGGGACGTGGGCATGCTGACCTATGTCTACTCGGGCAATGCCAACGGCAACACCACCGAGATCTACGGCTCCGGCACCTATGGCCCATTCACGGCCAAGTACTCGCACACGGTGTCCAAGGACTACTTCGGCTGGGCTGGCGCCAAGGCCGGCTCGGGTCTCAAGGGTCGCAACACCGGTTATCTGCAGTTCTCCTACAGCCAGGAAGTGATGCCCAAGGTGACACTGAAAGCATCAGTTGGTTACACCCATTTCTCCAGCGACATCAAGGACCTGGGCGTTCCCAACTATGTGGACTACAGCGTCGGTGGTGCCTATGACCTGGGCGACGGCTTCTCTGCTGCAGCAGCGGTGACCGGCGCCAACAAGAAGGCCTACTTCGGCGATGTGAACAAGGCGCGTCTGATTCTGACGCTCTCCAAGACTTTCTAA
- a CDS encoding sulfatase, with product MTDSRPNLIFILADDLGYADLGCTGARDAHNNATDVSPRLDAMAAQGLRFTRGYSNSSVCSPTRFALATGRWQYRLRGAAEEPIASVHGDKVLGLPPDHPTVASLLRDAGYATALVGKWHLGYPPHFGPRLSGYEEFYGFHAGGADYFAHCDPRGRPDFWRNEEPHTEDGYLTDLLSRRAVDFVKRQTAEQPFYLSLHYSAPHWPWLTREDRAESERLQGMGKHIDGGSIDTYQRMIHHMDEGIGWLLDALEEKGMSENTLIVFTSDNGGERFSNTWPFVGQKMDLLEGGIRVPLLARWPARMTAGAVCDTPSLTMDWSATFLAAAGVAAHADYPLDGISLLPLMQDQRWMPERDLAWRMKHREQKALIRGDWKYLQIEGIEYLFHIGNDPRERANLRDREPRKLAELRSAWEHWNQDLPPIPEEAKVSLVFTKADLPQASF from the coding sequence ATGACCGACTCCCGCCCCAATCTGATCTTCATCCTGGCCGATGACCTCGGCTATGCCGACCTGGGCTGCACCGGTGCGCGCGATGCACACAACAACGCCACCGACGTCTCGCCGCGCCTGGACGCCATGGCCGCCCAGGGCCTGCGCTTCACGCGCGGCTATTCCAACTCCTCGGTGTGCTCGCCCACGCGCTTTGCGCTGGCCACGGGCCGCTGGCAGTACCGACTGCGCGGTGCGGCCGAGGAACCCATCGCCAGTGTGCATGGCGACAAGGTGCTGGGTCTGCCGCCCGATCACCCCACGGTGGCCTCGCTGCTGCGCGATGCCGGCTATGCCACGGCCCTGGTCGGAAAATGGCATCTGGGCTACCCGCCGCATTTCGGCCCGCGCCTGTCGGGCTACGAGGAGTTCTACGGCTTTCATGCCGGCGGCGCCGACTACTTCGCCCACTGCGATCCGCGCGGGCGCCCCGACTTCTGGCGCAACGAGGAGCCGCACACCGAAGACGGCTACCTGACCGACCTGCTGAGCCGCCGCGCCGTGGACTTCGTCAAGCGCCAGACGGCCGAGCAGCCCTTCTACCTCTCGCTGCACTACAGCGCGCCGCACTGGCCCTGGCTGACGCGCGAGGACCGCGCCGAGTCCGAACGCCTGCAAGGCATGGGCAAGCATATCGACGGCGGCTCCATCGACACCTATCAGCGCATGATCCATCACATGGACGAAGGCATCGGCTGGCTGCTGGATGCGCTGGAGGAAAAAGGCATGAGCGAGAACACGCTCATCGTCTTCACCAGCGACAACGGCGGCGAGCGCTTCTCCAATACCTGGCCTTTCGTGGGCCAGAAGATGGACCTGCTCGAAGGCGGCATCCGCGTGCCTTTGCTGGCCCGCTGGCCGGCGCGCATGACGGCCGGAGCCGTCTGCGACACGCCCAGCCTGACCATGGACTGGTCGGCCACCTTCCTGGCTGCAGCGGGCGTAGCCGCACATGCCGACTATCCGCTGGACGGCATCAGCCTGCTGCCCCTGATGCAGGATCAACGCTGGATGCCCGAGCGCGACCTGGCCTGGCGCATGAAGCACCGCGAGCAAAAGGCCTTGATACGCGGCGACTGGAAATATCTGCAGATCGAGGGCATCGAGTACCTGTTCCACATCGGCAACGACCCGCGCGAGCGCGCCAATCTGCGTGATCGTGAGCCCCGGAAGCTGGCCGAACTGCGCAGCGCCTGGGAGCATTGGAATCAGGACTTGCCGCCGATTCCCGAGGAAGCCAAGGTCTCGCTGGTATTCACCAAGGCAGACCTGCCGCAGGCCAGCTTCTGA
- a CDS encoding Bug family tripartite tricarboxylate transporter substrate binding protein — protein sequence MQRRIFGKLAAGLGLSAGLLGSGALQAQETHALFPNKTPLRMVVGYPPGGATDRVARIVADRLQARLGSPVIVENKPGAGGRLSAQYVKNAPASQPAVLLANPAVMVVAPLVFPDSGYDPEKDFRPISEVNRYEFGLAVASAVPVKELPHLLAWLKANPQQANFGVPATGSLPHFFALMLGETAKVPVEVVGYKGSGPLLTDLMGGQIPIAVDTFDTQIAQHEAGKLRVLATSGERRSAMAPGIPTLKELGVNLVGTGWNTLFAPQSMAPATVQRLSQLVQEVMKEADTQHKFAASNLVPVVSSAQDTEKMLKAYRAQWAPVVQRSGFKP from the coding sequence ATGCAAAGAAGAATCTTCGGCAAGCTCGCGGCGGGGCTCGGCCTGAGCGCAGGATTGCTGGGCAGCGGCGCGCTGCAGGCCCAGGAGACCCATGCCCTGTTTCCCAACAAGACACCGCTGCGCATGGTGGTCGGCTATCCGCCCGGCGGCGCCACCGACCGCGTGGCACGCATCGTGGCCGACCGCCTGCAGGCCCGGCTGGGCAGCCCGGTGATCGTGGAAAACAAGCCCGGCGCGGGCGGCCGTCTGTCGGCCCAGTACGTGAAGAACGCGCCCGCCTCCCAGCCCGCCGTGCTGCTGGCCAATCCCGCCGTGATGGTGGTGGCGCCGCTGGTGTTCCCGGACTCCGGCTACGACCCGGAAAAGGACTTCCGCCCCATCAGCGAGGTGAACCGCTACGAGTTCGGCCTGGCCGTCGCCAGCGCCGTACCCGTGAAGGAGCTGCCGCACCTGCTGGCCTGGCTCAAGGCCAATCCGCAGCAGGCCAATTTCGGCGTGCCGGCCACGGGCAGCCTGCCGCACTTTTTCGCGCTGATGCTGGGCGAGACCGCCAAGGTGCCGGTCGAGGTCGTGGGCTACAAGGGCTCGGGCCCGCTGCTCACCGACCTGATGGGCGGGCAGATCCCCATCGCCGTCGACACTTTCGACACCCAGATTGCCCAGCACGAAGCGGGCAAGCTGCGCGTGCTGGCCACCTCGGGCGAGCGCCGCAGTGCCATGGCGCCCGGCATTCCCACGCTCAAGGAGCTGGGCGTGAACCTGGTCGGCACGGGCTGGAACACCTTGTTCGCCCCGCAGAGCATGGCGCCGGCCACGGTGCAGCGCCTTTCGCAGCTGGTGCAGGAAGTGATGAAGGAAGCCGACACGCAGCACAAGTTCGCCGCCTCCAACCTGGTGCCCGTGGTCAGCAGCGCGCAGGACACGGAAAAAATGCTCAAGGCCTACCGCGCGCAATGGGCGCCGGTGGTGCAGCGCTCGGGCTTCAAGCCCTGA
- a CDS encoding tripartite tricarboxylate transporter substrate binding protein yields the protein MPCTRIARRTLAGLAAAALLTAAHAADTWPAKPIRIIVPTPPAGPSDIAVRPLAAAVQKALGQAVIVENRAGANGNIGAAEVARAAADGYTWLWAMDPVLTVNRHIYKNIGYSSDAIVVLNAAARFSQTLICNPGLGFKSVKDMLDAAKARELTYATGGAGSPGHLVMESLLSSTGVKMVHVPYKGPAPAMQDLMGGQVDCGFLAAPTVLPQIQSGRVTALATTGRTRSPLLPALPTIAESGYPDFDGTYWLLLAAPKGVPAEIQKRFLAAMDAAIRSPQQQERVKAVDIEMVGSSPEQAQARVREISDKWEALARKINLKPD from the coding sequence ATGCCTTGCACCCGTATCGCCCGCCGCACTCTGGCCGGGCTGGCGGCCGCCGCGCTGCTCACGGCAGCCCATGCGGCCGACACCTGGCCCGCCAAGCCCATACGCATCATCGTTCCCACACCGCCCGCCGGCCCGTCCGACATCGCCGTGCGCCCGCTCGCGGCGGCCGTGCAGAAGGCCCTGGGCCAGGCCGTGATCGTGGAGAACCGAGCCGGGGCCAACGGCAATATCGGGGCGGCCGAGGTCGCCCGCGCCGCAGCCGACGGCTACACCTGGCTGTGGGCCATGGACCCGGTGCTCACCGTCAACAGGCATATCTACAAGAACATCGGCTACTCCAGCGATGCCATCGTGGTGCTCAATGCCGCCGCCAGGTTCTCGCAGACCCTGATCTGCAACCCCGGCCTCGGCTTCAAGTCCGTCAAGGACATGCTGGACGCCGCCAAGGCGCGCGAGCTGACCTATGCCACGGGCGGCGCGGGCTCGCCCGGCCATCTGGTCATGGAGTCCCTGCTGTCCAGCACCGGCGTGAAGATGGTGCATGTGCCCTACAAGGGGCCGGCACCGGCCATGCAGGATCTGATGGGCGGCCAGGTGGATTGCGGCTTCCTGGCCGCCCCCACGGTGCTGCCCCAGATCCAGAGCGGTCGCGTCACCGCCCTGGCCACCACGGGGCGCACGCGCTCGCCCCTGCTGCCGGCATTGCCAACGATTGCCGAGTCCGGCTACCCCGACTTCGACGGCACCTACTGGCTGCTGCTCGCCGCCCCCAAGGGCGTTCCTGCCGAGATCCAGAAGCGCTTTCTCGCCGCCATGGATGCCGCCATCCGCTCGCCGCAGCAGCAGGAGCGGGTAAAGGCCGTGGATATCGAGATGGTGGGAAGCAGCCCCGAGCAGGCCCAGGCCAGGGTGCGCGAGATCTCTGACAAATGGGAAGCGCTGGCCCGCAAGATCAATCTGAAGCCCGATTGA
- a CDS encoding MarR family winged helix-turn-helix transcriptional regulator: protein MTKVQCHPWRQPSELDDLFLYHLARLMSSTGTMVVRLCEGGFGITRREWRMIGLLATKGAMQPSRLAELAQLDRTRTSRTISALIAKGLLHKQGMAGDGRQAMVQLTPAGLALHVQLFPQIQAINQELLGDVSDAELQVLSQVFERVRNRASRMQEQGSFPKAERRRGRAAGRQPARDDAAG from the coding sequence ATGACCAAGGTGCAGTGCCACCCCTGGCGGCAGCCGTCCGAGCTGGACGATCTGTTCCTCTACCATCTGGCCCGCCTGATGAGCTCGACCGGGACCATGGTGGTGCGTCTGTGCGAGGGCGGCTTCGGCATCACCCGGCGCGAGTGGCGCATGATCGGCCTGCTGGCCACCAAGGGTGCCATGCAGCCGTCCCGGCTCGCGGAGCTGGCACAGCTCGATCGCACGCGCACCTCGCGCACCATCTCCGCGCTGATTGCCAAGGGGCTGCTGCACAAGCAGGGCATGGCCGGCGACGGGCGCCAGGCCATGGTGCAGCTGACGCCAGCCGGGCTGGCGCTGCATGTGCAGCTGTTTCCGCAGATTCAGGCAATCAACCAGGAGCTGCTCGGCGACGTCAGCGATGCCGAGCTTCAGGTGTTGTCGCAGGTGTTCGAGCGCGTGCGCAATAGGGCGTCCCGCATGCAGGAGCAGGGCAGCTTTCCCAAGGCCGAGCGCCGCCGTGGCCGGGCCGCCGGCAGGCAGCCCGCCCGTGATGACGCCGCCGGCTGA
- a CDS encoding LysR substrate-binding domain-containing protein: MQLKSLRMFEAVCESGSFGAAAQRLHTVQSNVTAHIKKLEDEAGVQLLMRANPVFPTPAGRTLLESARQMLQSHDQVLAMLQARQLAAGQVKGALRIGSMETTAALRLPPLLAELRRLHPDIDLELDAQPTAALLMELTAGRIDCAFINGAAPQSELHSWPLFREELVLVSGQPLTRFPTAADFGNAVFLAFRQGCSYRQRIELLMASMGVTAVRIMELGMLDTILGCVAAGMGYALLSRSLVEAQQQRFGVHWMTLPGRSGQELAFVDTCFVTAAVEGWSPALHAFAQVLGVDPRTAQARPVPLALAA; the protein is encoded by the coding sequence ATGCAACTCAAATCCCTGCGCATGTTCGAAGCTGTCTGCGAAAGCGGCAGCTTTGGCGCCGCTGCCCAGCGGCTGCACACCGTGCAATCCAATGTCACGGCCCATATCAAAAAGCTCGAGGACGAAGCAGGGGTGCAGCTGCTGATGCGAGCCAACCCGGTCTTTCCCACTCCGGCCGGACGCACGCTGCTGGAATCTGCGCGGCAGATGCTGCAGTCGCATGACCAGGTGCTGGCCATGCTGCAGGCCCGTCAGCTTGCCGCCGGCCAGGTCAAGGGCGCCTTGCGCATAGGCTCCATGGAAACCACGGCCGCCCTGCGTCTGCCACCGCTGCTGGCCGAGTTGCGCAGGCTGCATCCGGACATCGACCTGGAACTGGATGCCCAGCCCACGGCAGCATTGCTGATGGAGCTGACGGCTGGTCGCATCGACTGCGCCTTCATCAACGGGGCCGCACCGCAGAGCGAGCTGCATTCCTGGCCGCTGTTCCGCGAAGAGCTGGTGCTGGTCAGCGGACAGCCGCTGACGCGCTTTCCCACCGCGGCGGACTTCGGCAACGCTGTGTTCCTGGCCTTCCGCCAGGGCTGCAGCTACCGCCAGCGGATCGAGCTGCTGATGGCGTCGATGGGGGTGACGGCGGTGCGCATCATGGAGCTGGGCATGCTGGACACCATCCTCGGCTGCGTGGCCGCCGGCATGGGTTATGCGCTGCTGTCGCGCTCTCTGGTCGAAGCTCAGCAGCAGCGCTTTGGCGTGCACTGGATGACCTTGCCCGGCAGGAGCGGACAGGAGCTGGCCTTTGTCGACACCTGTTTTGTGACCGCAGCCGTTGAAGGCTGGTCCCCCGCACTGCATGCGTTTGCCCAGGTGCTGGGCGTCGATCCCCGAACCGCGCAGGCACGGCCCGTGCCGCTGGCCCTGGCTGCCTGA
- a CDS encoding YbfB/YjiJ family MFS transporter gives MIERKELPLLLTGFMATLSGVGLARFAYTALMPQMVHAGWFSGEQVAYLGAANLLGYLIGALVAAPLAERMGALRVLVICWVAVMLSFAGCSLPQPMALFFVWRLISGIAGAALMVLGPSVAMAAAAPQRRATLGPLMFCGIGVGALLAATLVPMFARSSLSAVWWALTALCALALYSGWHAARRIPLHAPVAVQPTATAATSGATPWSLAVILVLTAYACDAFGFVPHTVFWVDYLDRELQLGGAYASTQWAFFGLGAMVGPLCAAYCATRWGWWGTTTGAYALKAVAIGLPLVWAGFGGHALSGFVVGALSPGMAAITSGYLMQLIGPGQHKKMWGYATAAFALLQASSGYLMAFVYASSGSYRQLFVLGCAALGLGALLVASSRLARATQ, from the coding sequence GTGATCGAGCGCAAAGAACTTCCCCTGCTGTTGACCGGTTTCATGGCCACCTTGAGCGGCGTCGGCCTGGCCCGTTTCGCCTATACCGCGCTGATGCCGCAGATGGTCCATGCGGGCTGGTTCAGCGGCGAGCAGGTGGCTTATCTGGGGGCCGCCAATCTGCTCGGCTATCTGATCGGGGCTCTGGTCGCCGCGCCGCTGGCCGAGCGCATGGGCGCGCTGCGCGTGCTGGTGATCTGCTGGGTGGCCGTGATGCTGAGCTTTGCCGGATGCAGCCTGCCCCAGCCTATGGCCTTGTTCTTTGTCTGGCGGCTGATCTCGGGCATTGCCGGGGCCGCGCTGATGGTGCTGGGCCCGTCGGTGGCCATGGCTGCGGCCGCGCCGCAGCGCCGCGCCACGCTGGGCCCGCTGATGTTCTGCGGCATTGGCGTGGGAGCCTTGCTGGCCGCCACCCTGGTGCCCATGTTTGCGCGCAGCAGCCTGAGCGCCGTCTGGTGGGCGCTGACGGCGCTATGTGCGCTGGCGCTCTACAGCGGCTGGCATGCTGCGCGCCGGATCCCGCTGCATGCGCCGGTGGCGGTCCAGCCCACGGCAACGGCCGCAACGTCCGGTGCAACGCCATGGAGCCTGGCGGTGATCCTGGTGTTGACCGCCTATGCCTGCGACGCCTTCGGCTTTGTGCCGCACACCGTGTTCTGGGTGGACTACCTGGATCGCGAGCTGCAGCTGGGCGGCGCCTATGCCTCGACGCAATGGGCATTCTTCGGGCTTGGCGCGATGGTTGGGCCGCTGTGTGCGGCCTACTGTGCCACGCGCTGGGGCTGGTGGGGAACGACCACGGGCGCCTATGCCCTCAAGGCCGTGGCCATCGGCCTGCCGCTGGTCTGGGCCGGTTTCGGCGGTCATGCGCTGTCGGGTTTTGTGGTGGGGGCGCTGTCACCGGGCATGGCGGCCATCACCTCGGGTTATCTGATGCAGCTCATTGGCCCCGGCCAGCACAAGAAAATGTGGGGCTATGCCACGGCGGCATTTGCGCTGTTGCAGGCTAGCTCCGGCTATCTGATGGCATTTGTCTACGCCAGCAGCGGCAGCTATCGCCAGCTGTTCGTGCTGGGCTGCGCGGCGCTGGGCCTGGGGGCGCTGCTGGTGGCCTCCAGCCGCCTGGCCCGCGCGACGCAATGA
- a CDS encoding NAD(P)H-dependent flavin oxidoreductase — protein sequence MSKLPLWMTGLGLQHPIIQAPMAGTSTPQLAAAVSNAYALGSVGIGAYGLEQARQHIEQTRALTNRPFNVNLFCHRAPAADAEREAQWLRYLAPEFERYGASVPSGLRCIYESALGNARLQAMLLELRPAVVSFHFGLPEQGFVDALRAAGITTLACATSLDEARQIEQAGVDVIVAQGMEAGGHRGAFVPEQDRLMGTMALVRLLARESRLPVVAAGGIMDGSGIAAALQLGACAVQMGTAFILCPESAASQAYRAELQGDSAQHTAITAAISGRPARGMFNRLHQLGRDYAGALPAYPMVYDAGKALHQAASAQGSSDYAAHWAGQGAPLARALPAAELVRTLAQELDAATSA from the coding sequence ATGAGCAAACTACCTTTGTGGATGACAGGCCTGGGTCTGCAGCATCCCATCATTCAGGCCCCGATGGCCGGGACCTCGACCCCGCAGCTGGCGGCTGCCGTGAGCAATGCATACGCCCTGGGTTCGGTCGGCATAGGCGCCTACGGCCTCGAGCAGGCGCGCCAGCACATTGAACAGACGCGTGCGCTGACCAATCGCCCCTTCAACGTCAACCTCTTCTGTCACCGTGCGCCAGCAGCAGATGCAGAGCGCGAAGCGCAGTGGCTGCGCTATCTGGCGCCGGAGTTCGAGCGCTACGGCGCGTCCGTGCCGTCTGGCCTGCGCTGCATCTACGAGTCAGCGCTGGGCAATGCGCGATTGCAGGCCATGCTGCTGGAGCTGCGTCCCGCCGTGGTGAGCTTTCATTTCGGCCTGCCGGAGCAGGGCTTTGTCGATGCCTTGCGCGCGGCCGGCATTACCACGCTGGCCTGTGCCACCAGTCTTGATGAGGCGCGCCAGATCGAGCAGGCCGGGGTGGATGTGATCGTGGCCCAGGGCATGGAGGCGGGTGGCCATCGCGGCGCTTTCGTGCCCGAGCAGGACAGACTGATGGGAACCATGGCGCTGGTGCGGCTGCTGGCGCGCGAGTCCCGCCTGCCGGTGGTCGCCGCAGGCGGCATCATGGACGGCTCGGGCATTGCCGCTGCGCTGCAGCTCGGAGCCTGTGCCGTGCAGATGGGTACGGCCTTCATACTCTGCCCCGAATCCGCAGCCAGCCAAGCCTACCGCGCCGAGCTGCAAGGCGACAGCGCGCAGCACACCGCCATCACTGCCGCCATTTCCGGGCGTCCTGCGCGCGGCATGTTCAACCGTCTGCACCAGTTGGGACGAGACTATGCAGGCGCACTGCCCGCCTATCCCATGGTGTATGACGCAGGCAAGGCGCTGCACCAGGCAGCCAGCGCGCAGGGCAGCAGCGACTATGCCGCGCACTGGGCCGGTCAGGGCGCACCGCTGGCACGTGCCCTGCCTGCCGCCGAACTCGTGCGCACGCTGGCGCAGGAGCTGGATGCGGCGACTTCGGCTTAG